The nucleotide window AGGATCCAAGTTCCCAACGTAAACGCGAGTCATCGTCCTGAGAAATCAAAACTGACCGATCAAAACCAGGTCTGATCGCGAAGCTGAGGTTGCCAGGGGGGAAGATAAAAAAGAGGATTGAGCTCACCTACCTTGGATGATCGATCGGATAGAGAAGAAGACAAGAGAATCGAGCTCTAATTAAACCCTAGACACAGAGAGAGAGGTAACCGCTCTATTGCTTTCCCCTTTGTGTCTGTGAGCGTTATATATACCACCTCCTCCTCTTGGGCCTCTTTCATTTCGGCCCTCTAAGACTTATCTGGGCCTACTgggttctttcttttaaatacaGGCCACAGTTTTCTTTTGTAATTGCGAGATCTTTCGTAGACGTACATCTACTAGTTTAATTCTTGTTACGATCGTCATAACGTGTATTGATAAGGGAGGATTCAGTGTActgacgtgcacttgcaccgacataaatggatggttagattatattaaatacattctcacgttattaataaaaatattaattatcaaGAGTAgaaatcatcttataagtgttggttCATTTataccgtcggtgcatagaataattttcagGTGCTTTAACGGGTTTCATGTTAATACTAATGTAGTTAGTTGAAACACATTAACTGATATAGAAGTTTGTTCTCATTACCTTTTGTCCTATTTCTTTTGAGCTTTGGGATTTGAGAAACAAACACCACAACGCAAAATTTAATTAGTCAACGCCGCCACCATACTAGCTTTCGAATCTCCCTAACTTGTGAAAAACCCAAAGACTCTAACCATAGAGCAAAAGGAAAAGCCGGCGGTCTTTCTAAGGCCCCTCTTTATCCAGCAAAGACAAAAGTACCTTTTTTACCAGATGTGAAAATGTAAGAATGATCGAATAtgagttttcttttttccttttttttttttttacaattgatCACATATGATATCAGTTAATGAGAGTATTATATGCGCTGAAACCGAGGGAATGTTATGGTTCAGCAGAAACATCGGTTAAACCCATCCGTAAAATTACGACGTACTGACTGATGAACAGTGTCACAAACTGGATATGACCTCAGGACTCGGCACTCACACCCGTGTAAATATTTCCATTTGATCTAAACCAACAGAAACAGAATCCTATTAATAGAACACACACATTAAAAATGAACAACAAAGTAATTTAATAAGATTCGTTATGGACCATAGGTACAGCCTTATCCGAGTATATTAAAAATAACGTTGTGTTGTTGTCACAGTGTTTCTCTTCGAAATCACAATGGTTGTCCCAGAGCCAAGGCAGTTGGGCATTCATAATTCACAAAACGTTAAAATCCCAGTTATCCTATCACCAATTATTGGAGGTTGAATCCAAAGCTTGGTCCTTTTCAGTATTTTGGTTTCTGGATTTTGAAGGGTTGGTGTGAAAATGGAGGAAGGAGATGAGATTGAAGAAGCGAGTGAGAGAGTGGCGTCGAGAAGTGGGAGTGATTCGAGGTGGGTTGATGGGAGTGAAATGGAAACTGAGATTGTTCCTTCTTCTGATAATGGAGGCGGAGATGGACGGTACGGATCTCTGAGGAGGAGGCTTGTGAAAAAGCCCAAGAGAGTTGATTCCTTTGATGTTGAAGCCATGGAGATCGCTGGTGCTTATAGCCACCATTCAAAGGTGAGCAagttggttttggtttgttgaaatttggtgaaacATTGGTGCTTTTATGTGAAGCTCTGGGTTTTAAGCTAAATGCAATCTGAAATTTGTAGTCTTGAATTGAACCCATctgtttgttttgattttttgacCTTTGAAGATGGGATATCGCCAATTTGCAAGTGAAATAACTTAAAAAGATAAgggctttaatttttttttcttaatcagtTCATGTGGTGAAAGTAAATTAATGGCATCTGAGCTTGGTTATGGATGACGTCTTTGATTGGGTTTTTGATGATTCCGTTTCTGGTAATGTCTTCTGTTCTGAGCGTGGAAATCTGCTTTAGGTTCACAATGACTGGGTGGGTGTTACATGTGAGAGGAGTTGTTAGCATGCATTGTGTTGCTTTCAGCGTGATATACACTCTGGTGCGCATTTCCTAATTGAATTGAGGAATGATAACTTAGCAGGTGTTTACATCATTACTGACTAGGTTATGAACATGCTTGAGGATCTACGGGATTCCTGGATATGTGAGAGGTTTTAGCTTTAGCAGTGAAGCGAAGAACACTTAAAACTAAGATATCCTTCATAACTAAGAACTTTATAAATAAATGATGCTTGCAGAGTCTGGATTTTAGAGCAAGTTGCATTCATAGTTCCAACAATTAAATTTATATGGCATCCTTCTTATCATACATGCATGTCATAGACCTATCCCCGTACATGTTGATTCTGAAGTATAGTAATTTACTAGTTCAACAGTTCCCAGATAGAATGATGAAGCCATGAATCATTTAAAAAGAGCGAGCCTGGTTTACTGACAGACACCAACTTCATCTTTGCAGCCAAGATTAGTCTGTCTTAGCTCTATAATGTAGCAAGTTACACTGCTAAAGTGTATGATACATAATCACCCCCCACCCCCTAAATGCTACTATTCATGTCTTACTAACCTTTATTTAATAAACAGGATTCTTCTATCTGGGGCACTCTTGCTTTAGCATTCCAAACACTCGGTGTCGTCTATGGTGACATGGGCACCAGCCCTTTATATGTCTTCACTGATGTGTTCAGCAGGGTGAAAATTGATTCAGATGTTGATGTCTTGGGGGCTTTATCACTAGTGATGTACACAATTGCCATTATACCTTTAGCAAAATATGTTTTTGTAGTTCTCAAAGCCAATGACAATGGAGAAGGCAGGCATTATTTCTCTTATCAAAATTGTATTCTCCTTGTTTAATTGCTAGTAATGTGGTTTGTGTATGCTTATCGCCATACATATGCTTCCAATTGCAGGAGGAACATTTGCCTTGTACTCACTGATATGCAGATATGCAAAGGTTAATATGTTGCCAAATCAACAGCCAGCTGATGAACATATCTCAAGCTTTAGACTAAAATTACCCACTCCAGAATTGAAGAGGGCTTTGCGTATAAAAGAGACTTTAGAAAAGAGATCAGCCTCAAAAACTCTCCTCTTGTTGTTCGTTTTGATGGGAACTTCAATGATTATAGGAGATGGTATTCTAACCCCTGCAATATCAGGTACATTGATGGACACTTTTAAGCATCTAAAAAATTGTTGCATGAATTTGTAGTTCAAGTACTCCCCACTCTTTACTTCTTTTAGTTCTTTAGCATATCTATAACAAGCAATAACAACTAGTTATCCCTTCATAGTCAGACGAAGGGTTCTCTTGACTTGATTGAGTTCATTATTAGCACTTATTACTTTCGAAGTATAATTGATTTCATTTGAGCTGCCTGGAACCGCAATAATGCATATAATCTTTTCATAATATGAAATGACTTGCCTTATCTGTGTAGGATTGCACTGATGTTCTTGTTTCTGATTATTGCAGTGATGTCCGCTGTCAGTGGCCTGCAGGGTGAAGTTCCCGGATTTGGCACAAGTGGgtatttgtttttcctttttatttgcaGTTCATTTGATGATCTTCTCTACAATAAATATGAACAGTTGGAAAAATCATAGCGACTTATGACTTATGAGTTGGAGATGAAACAGACACTGCAAGGGttcaaatttgatttgttttcaTATCTTAGTTATTTTACATACTTGGTAATTGTTTTGATATCAAATCAAAGTTCTTTAGGAAACCCATTCACTTCCCAAGTGTAACATGCTTTGTATGAGGCACTGGGGGTCGATCGGTTGGAGACAATTGTACATCTACCTACCAGATTACCTAAAATCTAAATTTTTacttgaatttttcttttctttgtagtATGTGCCACATGTCATAGCCAATTATTGTATTTGGGACAAGATGGCCTGTAATCTGATTCATTTTTATTACAGATGCTGTCGTTGTTGTTTCAATCCTAATCCTCGTGGTATTGTTCGGCATACAGCGGTTTGGGACTAGTAAAGTGGGTGTCATGTTTTCTCCTATCCTTGCTTTGTGGTTTCTCTCTCTGGGATCTATTGGACTTTACAATCTATTGAAGCATGATATCACTGTCCTGAGGGCATTCAATCCTATTTATATTTATCTATTCTTCAAGAAGCACGATAAAGAAGCGTGGTATGCTCTTGGTGGTTGTGTTCTATGCATAACAGGTATATCTCACCTTTGAACCTTAAGAAGTCCAGGAGAGAATAGCAAAATTTTCTAAATATCCCTACCAGATGACACATATCTATTCCTTTCTAAGTAAAAGAGATAATTTTGCAATCTGCTTCTCATGTTAGAGGGTAATGATTCACCGGCCAGGCAGGACATAGTGTTACCATCTGTCAGTGTCAGAAAGTAGGGTCCATGTAGACGAACAAAACTAGCCAGATATCTGGGAAGAGAACATTACCCTAATCTCTTTTTTTGTCATAAACATTACCCTAATCTTAGAAACCCAATAGATTGGCAGATACATTTCCCTATTGTCACTATCTTTTTCTATTCTGGCAATCAAAGGGGTGCAAACCCCAAAACAAACAACAAGAAAACTAAGTACAAATATCAACTAACATAGTCCTAGACCTTGGGATCCCATGAATATCATCCATAAGTGCAGAACCAAGCCAGAGAGTCCTCCAGAATGTGATTTCCTATGTTCTTTTTGTTACTTCTTGGTATGATAAGACCTGCTTTAGCACACGCTTGAGCAAATTTGTTGAAGTTGAAATCTGAAAACAGTGTATATTTGAAACTTTGTCCCTATAGCTCAAGCTCGATAGGTGAATGGCTATCCCGGTTACAACTATGATAAGAAGCACCAGCTTATGTGTTAAACAAATTTGCTGGTCGGGATGCCTTCTGGAATTTTTAGATTAAGCAAACAGCTAGTAGTAATTGGTTTGGCTTGAACTATACTCATTGGCCTAAACCCCAATTGACAGATGTATAGATAGATGGCTGTTGAAACTGAAGTGCCTCTGCTGCTCGCTAGCTCTTTCTACTTGGATTGCATGTAATAATGTTATGGGATACCAAAAACAATATCTAAACTTCAAATTTGGCAGTTCCGTGAGGtaggaattttatttttttggaaatttAAAATCCTCTTTACATATATATTATGTGCCAGTTCTGTTGGTAGAGCCTAAGAATAATTACTGAATCTTTTTAATGTGATGGCCATTTTATTTTcctatttcaatttctcttgtGGATTTCTTCAAATACACCATTGCATTGGTTATGCCTTTGCAGGAGCTGAAGCTATGTTTGCTGATCTAGGACATTTCTCTGTACGAGCCATACAGGTTGGCCGATCAGTAGCCTTTACTTCTGCTTGTTGTTTTATCAAAAACCTTACATGGTCTATACGTCTTGCACAGATTGCCTTCTCTTTTGTGGTGTTCCCATGCCTCCTCTTTGCTTACATGGGTCAAGCTGCTTATCTTATGAAATACCCTGATTCTTCTCGTAGAATATTCTATGATTCTGTACCAGGTGACCGTTCAACATCATGGCTACCTATTCATTTCAATTTTACTCTAGTTGTTTCATAAGGGACATCTCTTGGCGTTTGGTGCATTATTCTGACACTTCCCATTCCTGAATTGTGTGGAGAAACAGATAGTCTTTTTTGGCCAGTCATTGTGATAGCCACACTTGCAGCGATGATTGCCAGCCAAGCAATGATATCTGCTACATTTTCATGTGTCAAGCAATCTATGGCTCTTGGATGTTTCCCAAGGCTGAAGATAGTGCACACCTCAAGGAGGATGATGGGCCAAATTTACATCCCTGTTATCAATTGGTTTTTGATGGTCATGTGCATAGTTGTAGTTGCCATCTTTCGGAGCACCACAGAGATTGCCAATGCATATGGTTGagtctcctcctccttcctaTATATTTTGTTAGATTGCAAAATTTTGTGAGCACCACATAGAAATGTGCTAATGTAGTTATATAATTCATGCAGGCATAGCTGAGGTTGGTGTGATGATAGTTACCACTAGCTTGGTGACACTCGTTATGCTTCTCATTTGGCAGACCAACTTGTTTCTGGCTTTGTGTTTCCCACTTGTATTTGGTTCAGTAGAGCTCATCTACTTGTCTGCGGTTTTATCAAAGTTTTATCAGGGTGGTTGGCTGCCACTTGTTTTTGCTTCTTTCTTCCTCTGTGTAATGTACATTTGGAACTATGGGAGTGTGCTGAAGTACCGAAGTGAAGTCAGGGAGAAGATATCCATGGACTTCATGACTGAGCTTGGCTCCACCCTTGGGACTGTGAGAGTGCCAGGAATCGGAATGATGTATAGTGAGCTTGTCCAAGGCATCCCATCCATTCTTGGGCAATTCCTTCTCAACTTACCAGCTATCCACTCTGTTCTAGTTGTTGTTTGCATCAAGTATGTCCCGGTGCCTGTGGTTCCTCAGGAAGAGAGGTTTCTGTTCCGAAGACTTTGCCCAAAAGACTATCATATGTTCCGTTGTATTGCTCGGTATGGTTACACAGATATTCGGAAGGAAGATCACCATTCATTTGAGCAACTTCTTGTTGAAAGCCTGGAGAAGTTTTTGAGGAGGGAGGCTCAAGATCTTGCATTGGAGAACTGGGATGAATCAGACAGTGAGAGCGTTTCCGTTGGGTTCCCAGAAGGTGATGGGATTGATGAATTTAAAATCCCATTGATGCGTGATTCAAGACTCCAAGGATCTTCTACTGCCTCGGAAGAAACTGGTATTAGTGCAGCGTTGCCGTCTAGTATGATGTCATCAGATGAAGACCCTGGTCTGGAGTACGAGCTCTCAGCTCTGCGAGAAGCAACCGATTCAGGATTCACTTATCTGCTTGCACATGCGGATGTGAGGGCAAAGAAGAACtcattttttttgaagaagCTAGTCATAAACTACTTCTACGGATTCTTGAGGAGGAACTGTCGAGCTGGTGCTGCAAATTACACCGTGCCTCACATGAACATCATTGAAGTGGGAATGACTTACATGGTGTGATTTTTAGGTTACTTGGGAGAGAATTGTCCTAGGTTATTGATTTTTGGCTAGAAGAACCTCACTGTGTGAGACACTGTAAAAAATAATGGTTACAGGTAATAAATGATTACATCAGAATCGGCTGGTTTTTGCCATTTTTCATGTTACATCATCCTATACTGGTTTCTCTCTTTCCTTGTCTCTCTGTGTTGGGGCCGGGTTTGATTTCTCTATCGGTTCTCAATAAACTCCTTTAGTATTACTACTGTCGAATAAGTACTAAAACTCCGAAGTCAGAAAGTTGAAAACCGTTAGATTGTAAATGTTTATAGTACGTTTCaacggattcaaatttgctcaccaccactcaatacaaaactgccacgtgttataaaacataattatagtttatcatgatattttattaaaaaattatattttaagtattcaattaattctaTATGATGTGGCAAGTTTTAGTAAgttggtgatatcaccacaaaataaatgtggtgagcaaatttgaatcccgtTTCAACGACTCCGGAATTAGCTAGAACCCCTCAAACTAAAGTAGTCACCGCCGTCCTATCCAGAAGCTCACCTCCAAATGCTTTTTTCAGTACTTTTAGCGAAAAGCGCTTTTTTAAGAAGCACAGACAAAGGGGCCTGGACTTTGGGGCGTCACCGTGTAGGGCTTATTTAAAGAAAGAATGAGTGGGGTTCGCACTTTGCGTCATCAAATAGAACCGGTGGGCCCAGCCCAACCAGAAGTCCACCATGTGTCATGAAACTTCATTACGTCCACACAAACATCTTTTTACGGTCTGGAGAGGAGAAGATTCGAAAGATCATCAAATATCCtccaatgaaaaagaaaaattagtggGAAGAAATAatcgaaaaacaaaaacaccttTTTCCAGAAAGAACAAATAGAGGAACAGTCCAAAATTAGGTTACAATTAGGACTGTTATACAGATCAGTGACCCATATGTCTCTGagaaatattttaatttattaaattGAATGattttcataatcaaaatgTTAGTGGGTACTTTAGAGCTTATACTAGAAATTAAGCAAACAACTAGAGAATAATTAATACCATGGTTTGATGATTAGAAGCTTCTTGACCTAACATTGTTGTGGTATGCCGGTATTCTTTTTCTACTTTACTATTTTCTTGCATGTTTATATGATTAATGTACCTAATCGCTCATGTTGAGCTAGCTATAACTAATCTCTCATTGTTTAATCAATCTAGTGGATAAAATGGGATGTGTAGGTTGAATTCTGGTTATGAGACCGACCCTGTTAATTCTTTAATCTTCCTCGCACTCCATGCCCTTCCCCTGGTTTTATTCCAACTAATGCTGCAATATACTTGCAGTAGATTGATTCATCATTCATGTGGCTagcttttaatttgttttctatATATGCTCATAGTCAATGTCGTGTAATATCCTAGTTTGGATTGCCAAACAAATTCGAGATAGACTCGTCTACGAAATTAATAAGCTCTAGATCAAATGTCTGTGATCTCTTATTAGTCTTCTCAGTTAGGTTTTTGCCATGCATGAACGAGACAGTGATTAGATAGAAGAGAAGCCTTTGGTACCTATATGGGTAGAATATAATACAACTTATCAGATCCAATCGAGTACCAAAAGCTTTAAATGATTTATTATAATAAAAATGTTCATTTACTCAAATTTGAACTACACTAATCTTATTTATTaaaacatcttataagattgcTCACTTACTcaataaattacatattttttggcCTACCTAatagttattttttatttatttatgagacaattttgccctctctccctttgtcactaagagagagagacttcACCGGATTTTGATCACAGGCAGTCGGAATCCCATCACTGGTCGCGCGTACTCCAATCACCAGTCTCTGGAATTAGGTCATCGGCGATcggttttattgccccccaatacactttttattacctcccaataaactttttattgccccctaataaactttttattgcccctcccctaaaaaaaaaatattgggaGTAGTAAAAGTCTCCGATGACCTCTTTGCGAACTTTCGGCAACCTCCGAACCTGTGACCGGAGTCCCGCGTCctgttttattgcccccaataatactcaataaacattttattgccccgtaataaactttattgctctcaataatacccaataaacattttattgtcCCCTGATAAActttataaaaatttattagGGGATAATAAAAGTCTTTGGCGACCGGCGACCAAACATTAAGTATGGTACGAGAGATTTATTTAAAGCATTaatttatttctattttctttttctttttttgttactggtccggtattttttttttaagtaaatgaaaaATGGAGGAAAGAAAAGTCATGATAGATCCGTAGCTTCATAATCGAtccttaattttctttttaacaCTACTACATGCAGTCTATATTTAACACATAACATGTAGAGACTACATATTCTAGAATAATTCATTGGATTGGTAAAATATCACAATCGTTATTTTCCTCGTGTGTCTACACCTTATACACTTACTCCAAACACTATCTAAAAGTCAACAAATTTATAAATCTCGTACTCTAACATTCTTGTACGAAAATCTTATGAAATGATTTTTCCGGCAGCTAGTGGCAAAGTTTTCAAGATTATGTAGCTCGTGGAAAGTTATGTTGATGTGTGCTAATTATTATGAcagtagaaaaagaaaaggaaaaaacgaAAATATCAATCATAATTGGACTTGGCTGTCACATTCGTAAACCTAAACACTTTTCAAGTGTTTTCATGAGCCGAATGGATTTATCTTGAGCCTAGAAAGCTTAGGTTTCCCTtgacaaaccaaaaaaaaaaatatattacatTGATCTTTCAAATaataattacttttttttttaaggatcaGGTATGATAATGAAGAAATAGACGTGATGAGCCATTTGATCGAAACCACGCAATTATGCGCGGGCTAgaagtctttttttttgggtgtaaaGTAGGTTACGTAATTTGAGTCAATCTTCATCCCACAGTAGATATTTTCTTTGCTGGTTTGAATTAGGTGCACTGTGCTATCGTGTGCATGCAACTTATTACAGTGGTCGATAATTAGATACATTAATTCTCTTGCACAACTTGAACTGCCATGTGTTTTGCGTGCTTTCCGGTTTCCCTGGACCGGCCGGAAGCTGTCGACTCAACTCTCACGATTCACGATCAGCGAACACCAACGTAAATTGCGCCAAATATATCGTATATCCCCCGAACATGAGTTACTGTGGGATGGTCATTAATAGGTGCAAAGACTGTGACGTAATTATCCGAACAGTGTAGTTGATTTTCCTGGTCGGCCTCTCTATTCCTTTCTTGGCAGAGTTTTATTTCCAGACGGATTCTCAATTCTCTGTGCTTGCTGGGAAAGAAAGAAGGTTGTTAAGGGTTCACACTCGTGCTGTTTAGAATTTGCCACGGGACAGTGGCACAACCACTAATCATCGTCGACCAAACGTGTTGGAATTTTCTAGAATCGAACAACTACCAACCGTCCAAACTCTATTTGCTAATTAATCATATTACCTTTCCTCTTTTGTTAATAAGATCAAAAGTTGGACAGAAAGATGCATGCTTGATTAAGGACCAAATGCCTTAGCATTAGTACAGTTGCTCACATCTGAAGTTTTAAACAGGGAGAATTTTAGGGTTAGGATACCACCTCTGATCAGTTTATTAGCAGGTAAATAAAATTGTTACTTCATACAAATGTTGCAAATGTTTGTAAAATTAAGAATATAAAGGTTAGGATAGAGTTAACATTTCTCGTATGATAAACAATATAAACATGAATTTCCtctagacctttttttttttataaatgtttTTGTCATGTACACGTTACATGAGATACTGATTGAAACCTTAAAATATTGGAATATTCTAGTataaatgaatttgaaatttggtgTATTGCTTCATGACCCTGTCGATGAGATAGTTTTTTATATAACAGCAACAAttcttgacaaaaaaaataaagaaaagaccCCCCCGGCAACCCAAGAAGAGGTAAgcttaacagaaaccaaaaGCATCACCAATCCACATTAAATTGTAACAACTAATAGGTGCTTGCA belongs to Rosa chinensis cultivar Old Blush chromosome 4, RchiOBHm-V2, whole genome shotgun sequence and includes:
- the LOC112196940 gene encoding putative potassium transporter 12, producing MEEGDEIEEASERVASRSGSDSRWVDGSEMETEIVPSSDNGGGDGRYGSLRRRLVKKPKRVDSFDVEAMEIAGAYSHHSKDSSIWGTLALAFQTLGVVYGDMGTSPLYVFTDVFSRVKIDSDVDVLGALSLVMYTIAIIPLAKYVFVVLKANDNGEGGTFALYSLICRYAKVNMLPNQQPADEHISSFRLKLPTPELKRALRIKETLEKRSASKTLLLLFVLMGTSMIIGDGILTPAISVMSAVSGLQGEVPGFGTNAVVVVSILILVVLFGIQRFGTSKVGVMFSPILALWFLSLGSIGLYNLLKHDITVLRAFNPIYIYLFFKKHDKEAWYALGGCVLCITGAEAMFADLGHFSVRAIQIAFSFVVFPCLLFAYMGQAAYLMKYPDSSRRIFYDSVPDSLFWPVIVIATLAAMIASQAMISATFSCVKQSMALGCFPRLKIVHTSRRMMGQIYIPVINWFLMVMCIVVVAIFRSTTEIANAYGIAEVGVMIVTTSLVTLVMLLIWQTNLFLALCFPLVFGSVELIYLSAVLSKFYQGGWLPLVFASFFLCVMYIWNYGSVLKYRSEVREKISMDFMTELGSTLGTVRVPGIGMMYSELVQGIPSILGQFLLNLPAIHSVLVVVCIKYVPVPVVPQEERFLFRRLCPKDYHMFRCIARYGYTDIRKEDHHSFEQLLVESLEKFLRREAQDLALENWDESDSESVSVGFPEGDGIDEFKIPLMRDSRLQGSSTASEETGISAALPSSMMSSDEDPGLEYELSALREATDSGFTYLLAHADVRAKKNSFFLKKLVINYFYGFLRRNCRAGAANYTVPHMNIIEVGMTYMV